In one Deltaproteobacteria bacterium genomic region, the following are encoded:
- a CDS encoding cation acetate symporter, giving the protein MAAIYQNPATILTIVGLMLAFTVASTWIFRAHKVSADYYLPGRRGSHLVNASAISSDYLSAASFLGVAGIAFLEGFDGMVYALGFFVGYLTLLILLAGPLRKFGRYTVPDFVSVRFHSKTARLLGVAGVLSISLFYMAPQMLAAGKILGLVLGLDYRTAIAVVALAITLYVSVGGMKGTTVTQVVQFWILFGSMFLLAFIPWVLHGLTYGQVVASIAAFDAGGVGAFDGSAFVAPGFALIGPVEALSLLLALMCGTAGLPHILERYFT; this is encoded by the coding sequence ATGGCGGCCATCTATCAGAATCCGGCCACGATTCTGACCATCGTCGGCCTGATGCTGGCCTTCACGGTGGCCAGCACCTGGATCTTCCGGGCCCACAAGGTTTCAGCCGATTATTATCTTCCTGGACGGCGGGGCAGCCATCTGGTCAATGCCTCGGCCATTTCCAGCGACTATCTTTCGGCAGCCTCCTTTTTGGGGGTGGCGGGAATCGCCTTTCTGGAGGGATTCGACGGGATGGTCTACGCCCTCGGCTTTTTCGTGGGATATCTGACCCTGTTGATCCTCCTGGCCGGGCCGCTGCGCAAATTCGGCCGCTACACGGTGCCGGATTTTGTGTCCGTCCGGTTCCACTCCAAAACCGCCCGACTCCTGGGAGTGGCGGGAGTGCTGTCCATTTCCCTCTTTTATATGGCACCGCAGATGCTGGCCGCAGGCAAGATCCTGGGCCTCGTCCTGGGGCTGGACTACCGAACGGCCATCGCGGTCGTGGCCCTGGCCATCACGCTTTATGTGTCCGTGGGTGGCATGAAGGGCACGACGGTCACCCAGGTGGTTCAGTTCTGGATTCTTTTCGGCTCCATGTTCCTGTTGGCATTCATCCCATGGGTTCTTCACGGCCTGACCTATGGCCAGGTCGTGGCCTCCATCGCGGCCTTTGACGCAGGAGGGGTGGGTGCATTCGACGGTTCGGCCTTTGTCGCCCCTGGTTTCGCCCTGATCGGCCCGGTGGAGGCCCTGTCTCTGCTTCTGGCCCTGATGTGCGGAACGGCCGGATTACCCCACATTCTGGAGAGGTATTTCAC